The Natronoarchaeum mannanilyticum genome includes the window AAAGCGGGCTGGTCGTCGGCGACGAGGACCCGACGATCACCGCGCGAGAAGAGTCGGTGCTCGTCGCGTTCCTCGTCGATCCGGACGCGCCGGTCACGCGGCAGGGAACGATCGGTCGGTGAAAACGGTCGATTCGTTCGTCTTCGCCCGGCGCTAGTCGTAGTAGCTCAGGCGCTCGACGACTTCGCCGAAGGCGACGTTCTCCCGTACGGTCGCCATCTCGACGCTGACGCGCTCGCCCGTCTCGGTGTCGGGGACGATGACGACGTACCCTCGCTCGACGCGGGCGATGCCGTCGCCCTGTTCGCCGATGTCCTCGATCTCCACGTCGCGGACCTCGCCCTCCTCGACGGGCGGGCCCGACGGATCGTGTTCGCGGCTCGATTTCGGCGTCGCTGATTGCTGCTCCTCGTCGTCGTTCGATCCGCTCGTCTGGGGAAGCAACGCCACGCGGTAGTTCTCCCCGTTCCGGACCTCGCCCAGTTCGAGCTCCCGCTCGGGAATCTCGACGACGTACCGCCCGTCCTGTTCTTCGATATTACCTGAGAACAAACAGAGTAACTGTTCGGAAATCTTCATTCGTTGAGCCTCTTTTTGCGGCTTTGGTGCGAGCGACAATGAATCCTCGTGTCTGTAGAAGCGGCGGCTGATACTCTCGTGACACGAACCTCCAACGGTTCTCACTCGACGCCGTCGCCGTGTCCGGTCCGATACTGCGCCTCCGGCGTCGTCGGTCGCCTCGAATCGTCCGCGAACTCGTCGGCCGGCCGTCAGGGCTTCACGAGCACTTTGATCGCCTCGCGTTCGTCCATCGCGCGATACCCCTCCGGGACGCCGTCGAGGTCGACGGTCTCGGTGAAGATCGGCGACGGGTCGAGCGTCCCCTGAACCACGTCGGCCAGTAGCTCCTCGGCGTAATCGCGGACCGGCGCGACGCCGCCGCGCAGCGCGACGTTGTCCGAGAACATCGAGAACACGTCCAGACCCTCCTCGTCGACGCCGTAGGGAACGCCGACGTAGCCGACCGTGCCGCCGGGGCGAGCGGCCGCGATGGCGGTGTTCATCGCCGACGCCGCGCCGACGCACTCCATCACGTGGTTCGCGCCGCCGTAGGTCAGTTCGCGGATGCGATCGACGGCGTCCTCGCCGCGCTCGGTCACCGTCTCCGTCGCGCCGAACTCCGTCGCGAGCTCGAGGCGATCCTCGTGGTGGCCCACCGCGACGATGCGCTCGGCGCCCAGACGCTGTGCGGCGAGCACGCCGCACAGCCCGACCGCGCCGTCGCCGACGACGACCGCGGTGTCGCCCTCGCTCACGCCGGCGCTCACGGCGGCGTGGTGGCCCGTCCCCATCACGTCGGTCAGCGGAAGGAGGGCTTCGAGCGTGTCCTCGTCGTCGGCGTACCGGTCGGGAACCCGGACGAGTGTGCCGTCCGCGAACGGACATTTGACGTACTCGCCCTGGGCGCCGCCGTTGTCGCCGCTCCAGGACTCGTCCTCGACGCAGGAGGTGTACAGTCCCTTCCGGCAGAACTCGCACTCGCCACAGCTGATCGCGAACGGCGCGAGCACTCTGTCGCCGGGCGCGACGGACGTCACGTCGTCACCGACCGCCTCGACGATCCCCATCGGTTCGTGGCCGACGCGCGACCCCGGCTCGGGATCCTTGTCGCCCCGGTAGAACCAGAGATCGGAGCCACAGATCGCGGTGTGGGTCACGCGAATGACGGCGTCGGTCGGCGACTCGATGTCGGGTTTGGGAACGTCCTCGATTGCGATGTCGCCGGGCCCGCGGTAGATCGCTGCGCGCATACTCCCGACTGGGCGCGGCGGGAGAAAAAACGATGCGATCGCGGCACTCTCGGGGTGTCGTGTGTGGTCGGTGTATTCTCGGAGCGGGCGGTGGTCCTGGATCGCAGCGTCGCCGTTCTCTCTGATCGTGCCGGACCAGGCGTCAGTTGAGTCGTACGCGCCCTCGAAACGTGTTCTTTGGAGCAGGATCTACTCAGGAGTTCAGCACGAGCGGCTCGTACCACTCGCGGTTGTCTTGATACCAGTCGATGAACTGCGCGACGCCCTCGCGGATGTCGACGGTCGGCTCGTAGCCCAGCAGCTCGTTGGCCTTCGAGACGTCGGCGTGGGTGTGTTCGGCGTCGCCCGTGCGGGCCTCGTCGTACTCGAGTTCGAGCTCCGGTGCGAGTTCGTCGCGGACCACTCCCGCGAGCGTCTGAATATCGATGTTGTCCGTGCTGCCGACGTTCATGATCTCGCCGTCTGCGCTGTCGTCGGTCAGGAGTTGCTCGTTCACGCGGACGATGTCGTCGATGTACGTGAAGTCCCGCGTCTGTTCGCCGTCGCCGTAGATCACCGGCGGCTTCCCGTTGAGACACCGCGAGACGAAGTTCGTCATCGCCATGTTCGGGCGCATCCGGGGGCCGTAGACCGTGAAGTAGCGCAGCGAGACGGTCGAAAGGTCGTAGAGTTCGCTGTAGACCCGAGCGTACTGCTCGGCCGCGAGCTTCGAGACGCCGTAAGGACTGACCGGATTCGTCGGGTGGTCCTCGTCGTAGGGGAGGTACTCCGGCTTGCCGTACACCGAGGAGGAACTCGCGAGCACGACGCGCTCGACGTCGCTATCGCGCGCGGCGTCGAGGACGTTCAGCGTCCCGTCGACGTTGACCTCGTGGGGCTTGCGGGGGTTATCGACGCTCGTCCGGACACCGGCCTGCGCGGCCTGGTGGTACACGACGTCGGCGTCGGACACCAGTTCCGTGACCGTGTCCTGATTGGTGACGCTACCGTTGACGAACTCGTACGTCGCGTCGGCGTTTTCGGCGGCTTCTTCGGCCGCTTCGACGTTGTGCTGTTTGATCCCGGTATCGTAGTAGGGATCGAGGTTGTCAAGAACGGTGACGTCGTGGCCTGCACCGGCGAAGCTCTCGGCGAGGTGGCCGCCGATGAAGCCCGCGCCGCCCGTGACGAGAATCTGCATACCTGAGTGTGTAGAACGCGATAGAAAAGGATGTCGTCACGGGACGGTGACGTGATAGTCTGTTATAGATAGTGCTTGGCCGTCGCTCGAAGCCCCTCCTCGAACGACCAATTCGGTTCCCATCCAAGTGATCGAATCTTTGCCGTGTTGAGCGAGTATCGCTGGTCGTGTCCCGGCCGATCCTCCACAAACTCGATCTGGTCCGTATCTCCACCTGCAACCGAGAGAATCTTTTCCGTTACTTCAAGATTCGTTAGCTCGTCACCGCTTCCGATGTTGTATACTTCCCCTGATTCGCCTTCCCCGAGCACCGTTTCGACTGCACGGCAGTTATCCTCCACATAGAGCCATTCACGGACATTCGATCCGTCACCGTACACCGGAAGTTGGTCGCCAGCAGCAGCGCGAGTAAGGAACTTTGGAATGAGCTTTTCGCGATGCTGGCGCGGGCCGTAGTTGTTCGAAGATCGCGTCACAACGACGGGGAGTCCGTGGGTCGTGTGATAACTCAGGGCCAGTAGGTCAGCACTCGCCTTCGTCGCGGAGTATGGATTTCGTGGCGTGAGGCTGTCCTCCTCGGAGAAGCTCCCCGACTCGATTGTTCCGTACACCTCGTCGGTCGAGATCTGAACGAACTTTTCGATATCGTGGTCTAAGGCGCCGTCGAGTAACACTCGAGTCCCTTCGACGTTCGTCGAGACGAATGGCTCGGCGTCGTCGATCGACCTGTCGACGTGAGACTCAGCAGCGAAGTTCACGACGGCGTCGACGTCGATGAGTAGATCATCGATCAGGTTCGAATCGCGGATATCCCCTTCGACGAATTCGTGGCGATCGTGGTCAAGTACGCCAGATATATTGTTGGTCGATCCGGCGTAGGTGAGTGCGTCGACGGTCGTGATGGAGTGATCGGTCTGTTCGAGCAAGTAGTGGACGAAGTTCGAGCCGATGAAGCCCGCACCACCAGTGACGAGTACGTGCATTAGTGGGTTTGGTGTCTCGTCAGTTACTTACTCTTGTCTATCTCAGCAGACGGTATGGACGTACTCGTCGTCGGCGCCAGTGGGTTACTCGGTGGGAATGTCGTAACAGTTGCTCAGGAACGGGGATGGTCAGTCGCGGGGACGTATCACTCGGATCCCCCTGCGTTTGACTGTCCGCTCTACGAACTCGACGTTCGTTCCTCTGCGGAGTGCGAGAACGTACTCGAGGAAACCAGTCCGGACGCGGTTATCAACTGTGCCGCAGCTACGGACGTTGACGACTGTGAAAACAACCCGGGACTGGCCACCAACGTCAATGCCGAAGGTGCCGGTACTGTGGCGGAGCTGGCTGCGGAGACCGATACAGCGCTCCTTCACACGTCGACTGACTACGTCTTCGACGGTACTCGTTCTTCCCCGTACCCCGAGACGGCTTCGACGAATCCGATTCAGGTCTATGGTACTTCAAAATTAGAGGGCGAAAGAGCCGTTCAGCAGGCACACGATACGGCGATCGTGGCTCGACTCTCGTTCGTCTACGGCCGGACCCAGCCCGAGGGTGAGCTATCCGGTTTCCCGGCCTGGGTTCGCGAAACCGCAAAGGGTGGAGAGACAGTGCCGTTGTTCACTGACCAGCGCATCACTCCCTCGCAGGCCGGGACGACCGCACGGACGCTGCTCGATTTACTCGATCACGACGCGAAAGGAACGTTCAACGTCGCAAGCCGATCCTGCGTTACTCCCTATGAGTTTGGGGAGGCGCTCCTCGAGGAATTCGGCGAATTGACTGACCTTCTCGAGGAAAGTTCGGTCGAAGACATCGACCGCGACGCTGATCGACCGAAGTACACCTGTCTAGATACCTCGAAAGTCGAATCGGCGCTCGGTCGTCCGCAACCGACGCTGGACGAAGACTTCGCAGCGCTCTTTTAGAGCCGGTACTGATCGCGGTTTTCGAGGAAGAACTCGCGATCTTCCTCCGGGAGCTCCTCGAAACGAAGGACGGTTTCGCAGTATTTACCCGGGCATTTCATCACGCGGTTGTCCTCCAACTCGTTTGCAGCGACGACGGTTCGACATTCCGGGCACTCGTGGGTTATTATTTTCATCGTTAGAGTTTGAGCTGCGAGTTCTCGCCGACGACCAGTCGCCGTCCCTCGGGGAGCAACTCCTCCGCGCTTTCCAGCGACGCGCCGCGGCCGATCAGACTATCGATGATCCGACCGTTGGTCGTGATCGTCGCGTCACCGACCACCACGCTGTTTTCCAGATGTGCGTTCTCGACGACGGAGTCAGATCCGATCGAGGAGTACGGTCCGACGTAGGTTTCGGATCGGATCGTGGTGTTGTCGGCGATCGAGACGGGACCGCGGACGACGGCCCCGGACTCGATGGTCGCCGACTCGGCGAGATCGACGCGCCCGCTGACGTCGGCGTCGGCGGCGACCTGGCCGTCGAGCGACGCCGGTTCTTCCTCGAGCACCAGTTGGTTGGCCTCCAGCACGTCCTCCGGTTTCCCCGTGTCTTTCCACCATCCTTCGACGATCTGGGAGTCGATGGCAGCGCCGTCGTCGAGCATCGTCTGGATCGCGTCCGTGATCTCGAGTTCGCCCCGCCACGACGGTTCGATGCGTTCGATTGCGTCGAACACCCGCGGCGAGAACACATAGATGCCGATCAATGCTTGATCCGAAGGCGGGTCGTCCGGTTTCTCGACGAGCTGCGTGACCGTGCCGTCGTCGTCGACGGCGGCGATGCCGAACTGCTGTGGATTGTCGACGCGCTGGAGCGCGATCCCGGCGTCGTACTCTCCGTCACGGAAACTGTTGACGACGCTTTCGATGCCCTGTTTGAGCATGTTGTCGCCCAAGTATACGACGAAGTCGTCGTCGCCGACAAACGAATTGGCGCAGCCGACCGCGTGGGCGAGGCCGAGCGGACGGCCCTGCACGATGTACGTGATCTCGACGCCGAAGTCGCTGCCGTTGCCGAGGAACTCCTGGATCTCGTCGCGACCCTTGTTGCCGAGGATGATCCCGATTTCGGTGATCCCGGCCTCTCGGAGGTCTTCGATCGCGTACTGGATCACCGGCTTGTTTGCGACGGGGACGAGTTGCTTGGGGCCAGTGTGGGTGATCGGGCGGAGGCGCGAGCCGGTCCCGCCGGCTAGTAGAACACCCTTCATCCGTGGACCTCCGCGTCCCAGTCGAGCGGGATTTCGTCAGTGTCCGGAGGCAGGCGCTCCTCGTCGGGATCCTCGTAGTCGTAGAGGTTGGTCGGGAAGTTGATCAGTAGCGCCTGCTCGTCACCGATGACTTTGAACCCGTGCCAGCACGCGCCCGGAATTCGGACGACCTGCTGGTTGTGCTCGCCGATGATGAACGTGTTTAGCTCTCCCTGTGTGGGTGAGTCCTCCCGATCGTCATAGATACCGACCTTGATGCGGCCCTTGGGACAGACGAAGTGGTCGATCTGTCCTCTGGTATGGCGGTGCCAGGCCCGGATTACTCCGGGATAGCTCATGGAGTAGTACGACATTGCGGGCTCCGGATTGTACTCCGACCAGTCCTCGCGGAACATCTCGACGAGATGTCCGCGCTCGTCCGCGTTTACCTGTAGATCGCGTACCTCGACGTCTTCGATCATTCTGTATCTCTGGAAGGGAAGTGTAACGTTATTAATCCTACGACCCCCTGTAGAGATTTCTCTGGCTTTGTTCCCGATGTAGTTCCACGCCTCTCATATTACACTTCATAACAACATTAATTAGATATAGATATAAGTTATTACACTATTACTACAAAGCAACTATTTGGTGGCCATGCATATTATAATATGATTTATAATATGTGCTGCGATGTGAAAACGTGTAGTACTCATTGCAGATACTTAGAAAGCTGGGTACAGAGGACATGTAACAGATCCATCCCAAATACTGACAACATACTCTATACAGGGCCACAAGAAATCTACCGGTAGCCGTGCGTGCATGGCTTCGCCGGGGAGGGAATATTCTCCTTTACTATAATATACAATTAGACACGCCTACACAATTCTACTTTCCCTGTGGTCTATTATGGCTATCCCAACCTTCAACACCGTTGTGAACCCGTATTAGGGATATGATTACATCTACGGCACTTCGTACAAACCGCCACAGGTTAGGACGAATTTGGAACCCTGATTTGCTATCTCCTCTGTGAAGTCAGTGTCCGTTTTGGTTGGTTACTCAAGTTCAGTAATCTCGACGTTGAACGTGCGTTTGGGGAGATCAAGCGTGACAGTGTCGCCCTCCTGGATCGGACGACCGTGGAAGCGCAGCGTGGAATCGGTCCGGCGCGTCGCCAGCTCGACCGTGAGTGTGACGTCCTTCTGCGTGGGGTGATCGCGCAGGTAGATGTCCCCGTCGTTGCTCTTCAGGATGACGCCTGCGGGCTGGACGTCGACGTTCTGGATCGTCGCGAGCGTCTCGTTGCGTTCCGTCTCGGTCAATCCGGGTTCCAGACTCTCCGCGAACTCGGGGCTGACGCCTTCGAGCTTCATCATCGCGGTCATCGTGATCGGCTCGCCGAATTCGACGGTGCTGCCGCGGCGGACGACCGTTCCGGTCAGGTCGTATTCGTCGGTTCGGAACGCGACGTTCGCTCCGAGACTGACCTCCCGGCTGCCGTACGTCGAAGCATCGCCGCTCTCGATCGTCGTCAGTTCGAGACCGACGAACACGCGGCGGGTGTTCTCGGAAATCGGGTAGGCGGTGACGTTTCGGACGGTTGCGACCGTCTCGCCTTTCAGTCGGTGTTGGTCGCCGACCTGGATCGCCTCGGCGGTGGCGGCGTCGAGTTCCGTCTCGATCACGCCGGGCGTCTGGTTGACTGCGAGCGATTCGCCGTCGCGATCGATGGCTATGACGTTCCCCTTGACCGAGTAGTCCGCCGTGTCGACCGTGAGCCCCTGTCCGAGCTGGAGTCGGTTTTCACCGAAGACGAATCCGTCGCCGCTCTCGGTACCGTTGAGTCGCGCGCGGACGGTCAGTCGAGTGTCCTTGTTCCCACCGTTGGCGACGGGCGTTGCGTGCACGTCCGTGATGGTGAGGTTGCTCGGCCCGTCGAGATTCATCTCGTCGCCCGTCCTGAGGCCGTCGACGATCTCGTCCGGCTGGCTGCCGAGATCGAGCGTCGCGTACCGAACGGTGGTGTTCGGCGTCGTGTCGGAGTTCGTGTCGTCAGTCGGTTCGGATCCCGCGCCGAGAACGAGGGTCGCCCCCGCGACGGCGACGGCGAGGACCACCAGCACGACGAGGGCGTCGACGACGTTGACGAGGCCGAAGAGGTCGCCGTCCTCGTCGATGATCTTCATGGTTCACCCGCGTTGTTCATAGGCGAGCACTTTTTTCGGGGGAGTAAAGCTTTTCGCGACCTGACTGTCGTTCGGACTCTTCACTGGTCCTTGAGGAACGATATCATCACAGTATCGCCAATCGTAGATTTCACGGGATGACGCAACGGTCAATAGTTTCAAAGAAGTTATAGTAGTCCGACACGCTTGACTTAATCAATGCTCACTGGATGGCGCTACCGGATCGGCGCGGCGACCGGGGCGCTGTTGCTCACTGTCGGGGCCGTTTTCGCCGCTAACGTCCCCGTTTCTCAGGAAGCTGCGACAGCGTACGTTCCGCTGCTAGATCGATTCGGCATAGGGACCCAAAGCGGCGTTCCTTTCGTCAGAACGCTCATACTGACTACTCTCGCTGTTCTCGTCAGCCTCGTACCGCTGTACAAACCCCGGCCGCAACGGATCTTGGATACCGTTCACACTTCGCTCAAACGCGTCATCGCCGCCGGTCTCGCGCTTGCGACGGTCGGATTTTTCGACTGGTCTCACCGCGTCCCACGGACGACGCTTCTTCTGGCGTTCGGCGTACTGTCGGTTGTCATCCCAGTTTTCTTTGTCTGGATTCGTCGGCGGCCGCGCGGCGACGGCGAGCGCGTACTGATTGTCGGCGACGATGCCGGTCAGATCGAAACGATCGTGACCGAAACGTCGCTGCCGCTGCTGGGCTATCTATGTCCGACGAGCGCGTTTGCTGAGGATAGAAACGGAGTGGCTGCCGACGAGACTACGCCCACAGCTCTCGCAGATGGCGGAGTTCAGGGTCTCGAACGCCTCGGTGGACTCTCCCGACTCGAAGACGTCCTCGTGGAGTTCGACGTCGATACCGTCGTGCTGGCATTCCACGAACCGGATCGCGCCGAGTTCTTTGGCGCGCTCGACGCCTGTCACGAGCACGGGGTCGCCGCGAAAGTTCACCGGGAGTACGCCGATACCGTCCTGATCTCACAGGATGCCGTGGATACGTTGGTCGACATCGAACTGGAGCCGTGGGACTCTCAGGATTACCTCTTCAAGAGAGCGTTTGACATCGCGTTTTCCGGTGCCGCGCTTCTGTTCCTCTCACCGGTGATCACCCTCATCGTACTTGCAATCAAGATAGAGGGTGAAGGCCCCGTGTTCTTCACGCAGACACGGACATATCTATACGGTAATACCTTCGAAATTCGCAAGTTCAGAACGCTCAAGCCGAAGCCCGGAGGAGAGGTCGGCACGACGATCGAGGAGGACCGCCACACGCCGCTCGGTCAGTTTCTCCGGACGACGCACCTCGACGAACTCCCGCAACTGTGGTCGATTCTTGTCGGTGAGATGAGCGTCGTTGGTCCTCGCCCTGCTCAGACGGAACTCGAAGATGAGTTCGAGAACAAAGCCGACGGTTGGCGTCAGCGTTGGTTCGTCAAACCGGGGCTTACCGGTCTCGCACAGATCAAGGAAGCCACGAGCAAGGATCCCGCTCGGAAGTTACAGTACGATCTCCAGTACATCCGCAATCAATCGTTCCTGTACGACGTGAAGATCCTCTGCCGTCAGCTCTGGAAAGTGTTCGAGGATGTCGTCGGGCTCGTGCGCGGAGAATGATCCTCCTCTACGGTCGTTCCGTCCCCTAATGCCACGGTGATCGTCGATAGATCGTCCGGGAGTCCGTCCTGCCCGTCGAAGACGACCGGCGCGGCGTTCAGGACATCGTAGTCGAACGCGTCGTGATCGACGAGCAGGAGGACGGCATCGGTGTCGGCAATCGCGTCACGTTCGATCTCGTCTGCCGGCTCGTACGTCGTTTCGTTCACGCGAACCTCGTCGACGTGTGGATCAACCACGTCAATATTCGCGCCGCGCGTATCGAGCAACTCGCAGATCGACAACGCAGGGGAGTTCCTGGTATCCCCGACGTTGGGTTTGTACGTGATACCGAGTATCGATACCGACGCAGATTCAAGGGACACGCCGCGGCCAGCGAGCGCAGTCTCGACGCGGTCGACGACGTGGTTCGGCATCGACTCGTTGATCGCGTGGGCCTGCTCGACGAGGTTCAGTTGTTGCCCGCTACGACGGCCCTGCCAGGAGAGGAACTGCGGATCGACCGGGATGCAGTGCCCGCCGACGCCGGGGCCGGGATAGAACGTCTGGAATCCGAACGGTTTCGTCCCGGCGGCCTCGATCGCCTCCCACGCGTCGACGCCGATCTCCTCGGCGTGTTGGGCGACTTCGTTCACCAGCGCGATGTTCACCATCCGGTAAGTGTTTTCGAGCACCTTCGCCATCTCGGCTGCGCCGGTGGATTCGACCGGGACGGTATCGTCGACGATGGCTTCGAACAGGGTCTTCGCGGCCTCTCGCTCCTCGTCGGTGTCGGCACCGACGATGATCGGGATGTCCTTGAAGTCGTATGACCCTCCAGGGTTGATGCGCTCGGGCGTGAACGCGACGTGCGTGTCCTCTCCTGGTTCGCGACCGTTCTCTCGGAGCGTCGACCGGATCACCTCGTCGGTCGCACCGGGATAGACGGTGCTACAGCAGGCAAAGAGCACCTCGCGATCGGGAGCGTTCGTCGCCACACTCTCGGTCGCTTTGCGCACGGCGGACATGTCCGGTTCGGACTGTTCGACGCCGGTCGGAACCGCGACGAGGAACGCGTCGGCTTCCTCGAGCGCGTTTGCGTACGTCGTCGGCTCGAATCCTTGGTCGAGCGCTTGCTGCACTGTGTCGTCGTCGACGTCTTCTACGTACGAAGTGCCATCGCGGAGTTGTTCGACGCGTTCGAGGTCGATGTCGAATCCGACGACGCCGAAACCCGCTTCCGTGAAGTGACACGCGAGCGGCAGGCCGACGTATCCGAGCCCGACGACCGCGATCGTCGCATCGGCCCGGATGATCCGGTCGCGAACGCCGTTCATTCTGCTGCCTCCGGAATGGCAGTCTTCTCTCTCCGCTCTGCGATGACGTCCTCGAGAATCCGATCGAGTTCCGTCTTTGGATGCCACCCGAGCGTTTCTTCGAGCTGGGAAACGTCGGGCTCCCGCTGCTGTGGTTCTTCGAAGTCCTCGTCGTAGGCGACTTCGTAGGGGATATGTTCG containing:
- a CDS encoding TRAM domain-containing protein; translated protein: MKISEQLLCLFSGNIEEQDGRYVVEIPERELELGEVRNGENYRVALLPQTSGSNDDEEQQSATPKSSREHDPSGPPVEEGEVRDVEIEDIGEQGDGIARVERGYVVIVPDTETGERVSVEMATVRENVAFGEVVERLSYYD
- a CDS encoding zinc-dependent alcohol dehydrogenase family protein — translated: MRAAIYRGPGDIAIEDVPKPDIESPTDAVIRVTHTAICGSDLWFYRGDKDPEPGSRVGHEPMGIVEAVGDDVTSVAPGDRVLAPFAISCGECEFCRKGLYTSCVEDESWSGDNGGAQGEYVKCPFADGTLVRVPDRYADDEDTLEALLPLTDVMGTGHHAAVSAGVSEGDTAVVVGDGAVGLCGVLAAQRLGAERIVAVGHHEDRLELATEFGATETVTERGEDAVDRIRELTYGGANHVMECVGAASAMNTAIAAARPGGTVGYVGVPYGVDEEGLDVFSMFSDNVALRGGVAPVRDYAEELLADVVQGTLDPSPIFTETVDLDGVPEGYRAMDEREAIKVLVKP
- a CDS encoding SDR family oxidoreductase is translated as MQILVTGGAGFIGGHLAESFAGAGHDVTVLDNLDPYYDTGIKQHNVEAAEEAAENADATYEFVNGSVTNQDTVTELVSDADVVYHQAAQAGVRTSVDNPRKPHEVNVDGTLNVLDAARDSDVERVVLASSSSVYGKPEYLPYDEDHPTNPVSPYGVSKLAAEQYARVYSELYDLSTVSLRYFTVYGPRMRPNMAMTNFVSRCLNGKPPVIYGDGEQTRDFTYIDDIVRVNEQLLTDDSADGEIMNVGSTDNIDIQTLAGVVRDELAPELELEYDEARTGDAEHTHADVSKANELLGYEPTVDIREGVAQFIDWYQDNREWYEPLVLNS
- the rfbB gene encoding dTDP-glucose 4,6-dehydratase encodes the protein MHVLVTGGAGFIGSNFVHYLLEQTDHSITTVDALTYAGSTNNISGVLDHDRHEFVEGDIRDSNLIDDLLIDVDAVVNFAAESHVDRSIDDAEPFVSTNVEGTRVLLDGALDHDIEKFVQISTDEVYGTIESGSFSEEDSLTPRNPYSATKASADLLALSYHTTHGLPVVVTRSSNNYGPRQHREKLIPKFLTRAAAGDQLPVYGDGSNVREWLYVEDNCRAVETVLGEGESGEVYNIGSGDELTNLEVTEKILSVAGGDTDQIEFVEDRPGHDQRYSLNTAKIRSLGWEPNWSFEEGLRATAKHYL
- a CDS encoding SDR family oxidoreductase, encoding MDVLVVGASGLLGGNVVTVAQERGWSVAGTYHSDPPAFDCPLYELDVRSSAECENVLEETSPDAVINCAAATDVDDCENNPGLATNVNAEGAGTVAELAAETDTALLHTSTDYVFDGTRSSPYPETASTNPIQVYGTSKLEGERAVQQAHDTAIVARLSFVYGRTQPEGELSGFPAWVRETAKGGETVPLFTDQRITPSQAGTTARTLLDLLDHDAKGTFNVASRSCVTPYEFGEALLEEFGELTDLLEESSVEDIDRDADRPKYTCLDTSKVESALGRPQPTLDEDFAALF
- a CDS encoding glucose-1-phosphate thymidylyltransferase, encoding MKGVLLAGGTGSRLRPITHTGPKQLVPVANKPVIQYAIEDLREAGITEIGIILGNKGRDEIQEFLGNGSDFGVEITYIVQGRPLGLAHAVGCANSFVGDDDFVVYLGDNMLKQGIESVVNSFRDGEYDAGIALQRVDNPQQFGIAAVDDDGTVTQLVEKPDDPPSDQALIGIYVFSPRVFDAIERIEPSWRGELEITDAIQTMLDDGAAIDSQIVEGWWKDTGKPEDVLEANQLVLEEEPASLDGQVAADADVSGRVDLAESATIESGAVVRGPVSIADNTTIRSETYVGPYSSIGSDSVVENAHLENSVVVGDATITTNGRIIDSLIGRGASLESAEELLPEGRRLVVGENSQLKL
- a CDS encoding dTDP-4-dehydrorhamnose 3,5-epimerase family protein: MIEDVEVRDLQVNADERGHLVEMFREDWSEYNPEPAMSYYSMSYPGVIRAWHRHTRGQIDHFVCPKGRIKVGIYDDREDSPTQGELNTFIIGEHNQQVVRIPGACWHGFKVIGDEQALLINFPTNLYDYEDPDEERLPPDTDEIPLDWDAEVHG
- a CDS encoding DUF4330 family protein encodes the protein MKIIDEDGDLFGLVNVVDALVVLVVLAVAVAGATLVLGAGSEPTDDTNSDTTPNTTVRYATLDLGSQPDEIVDGLRTGDEMNLDGPSNLTITDVHATPVANGGNKDTRLTVRARLNGTESGDGFVFGENRLQLGQGLTVDTADYSVKGNVIAIDRDGESLAVNQTPGVIETELDAATAEAIQVGDQHRLKGETVATVRNVTAYPISENTRRVFVGLELTTIESGDASTYGSREVSLGANVAFRTDEYDLTGTVVRRGSTVEFGEPITMTAMMKLEGVSPEFAESLEPGLTETERNETLATIQNVDVQPAGVILKSNDGDIYLRDHPTQKDVTLTVELATRRTDSTLRFHGRPIQEGDTVTLDLPKRTFNVEITELE
- a CDS encoding sugar transferase, with the translated sequence MLTGWRYRIGAATGALLLTVGAVFAANVPVSQEAATAYVPLLDRFGIGTQSGVPFVRTLILTTLAVLVSLVPLYKPRPQRILDTVHTSLKRVIAAGLALATVGFFDWSHRVPRTTLLLAFGVLSVVIPVFFVWIRRRPRGDGERVLIVGDDAGQIETIVTETSLPLLGYLCPTSAFAEDRNGVAADETTPTALADGGVQGLERLGGLSRLEDVLVEFDVDTVVLAFHEPDRAEFFGALDACHEHGVAAKVHREYADTVLISQDAVDTLVDIELEPWDSQDYLFKRAFDIAFSGAALLFLSPVITLIVLAIKIEGEGPVFFTQTRTYLYGNTFEIRKFRTLKPKPGGEVGTTIEEDRHTPLGQFLRTTHLDELPQLWSILVGEMSVVGPRPAQTELEDEFENKADGWRQRWFVKPGLTGLAQIKEATSKDPARKLQYDLQYIRNQSFLYDVKILCRQLWKVFEDVVGLVRGE
- a CDS encoding nucleotide sugar dehydrogenase, which produces MNGVRDRIIRADATIAVVGLGYVGLPLACHFTEAGFGVVGFDIDLERVEQLRDGTSYVEDVDDDTVQQALDQGFEPTTYANALEEADAFLVAVPTGVEQSEPDMSAVRKATESVATNAPDREVLFACCSTVYPGATDEVIRSTLRENGREPGEDTHVAFTPERINPGGSYDFKDIPIIVGADTDEEREAAKTLFEAIVDDTVPVESTGAAEMAKVLENTYRMVNIALVNEVAQHAEEIGVDAWEAIEAAGTKPFGFQTFYPGPGVGGHCIPVDPQFLSWQGRRSGQQLNLVEQAHAINESMPNHVVDRVETALAGRGVSLESASVSILGITYKPNVGDTRNSPALSICELLDTRGANIDVVDPHVDEVRVNETTYEPADEIERDAIADTDAVLLLVDHDAFDYDVLNAAPVVFDGQDGLPDDLSTITVALGDGTTVEEDHSPRTSPTTSSNTFQS